Proteins from a genomic interval of Blastocatellia bacterium:
- a CDS encoding IPT/TIG domain-containing protein produces the protein MSKLTWFRVALITLLLVALIPIPTAYLSGNNIKPRAIKHLFIAPLQSSNIKILAPNGKANPVVNQGNMLNLRIVDGNNQPVTGFTITSGSPDVVSVVDPAQGLIMGKKQGYATLTVRRGSETSSTFAIVTQVGKAKGAKVLGQSDQDVTGAIYLADPIKNQIFKVEDIQQPAIIYAGTGVKGKSDGERKQAQFAGPIGISVDDRSRNGIYVADTLNHSIRRISFDNKVETMLGTGTPGLAAALTSSDETSFVASTDIALSGPQGVAIDTGGNIFVADTDNHAIYYVDFSKTKIHLVAGQPGRSGQSDGSKRDALFNSPTSISLSPDGTLLNVVDSGNNVIRQVSRDGVVITLGAVTPGAKTFSRMSASEDLSEQSTNNQPFVFNKPISVTQDLFGTIYVTDQDGVDVIVPTKKGRQRFSLAQPGAASFAQPTSVNVRGTQVFVSDAAAINNDEAFKIVTIGAPTISSMSQNQDVLSGGAEVILRGENFGPESRIFIGDNEVDMLEVVDATTIRLIVPPQKTPGKRTLTLQTRGGMAQKQFTIVAKPLSELVAGQITTIAGGIPFIGDGGLARAGLLFSPSGVAVDGQGNIYVSDENNNRIRKINTRSGMITTIAGNGAPDFNGDKGPAIVASLNKPAGLAIDLLGNIYVADRANSRVRKIDAITGDIDTIIGSGKRKIDAKTEPQEGIDALKATIDPVALALTPTGDIFIADAVNNRIRVFINSNKKMITFVGSGEQGFKGDGGLAKMAALNNPTDLAFGRQGLLIADNGNGRVRLIAPLDINKAMISTIAGCGSPNPRDCRMEDNIPATQSAMRPIAVDVAASGDLVISDEANFSVRGVSLSSNIIITLAGGRTATRDVDSGPALDVRIFPRAVAVVGDSNLVILDNDPNKAIIGKNRVRGFQLRIDSRTGAKNSSIITLAGGGMADLEMMI, from the coding sequence ATGAGTAAATTAACTTGGTTTCGAGTAGCATTAATCACCTTGTTGCTAGTAGCATTAATACCTATACCTACAGCTTATTTATCAGGAAATAATATTAAGCCTAGAGCTATTAAACATTTATTTATAGCACCATTACAAAGCAGCAACATAAAGATTTTGGCACCAAATGGAAAAGCAAATCCGGTGGTAAACCAAGGTAATATGCTTAATTTACGCATAGTTGACGGCAATAACCAACCTGTAACAGGATTTACCATTACTTCAGGGAGTCCTGATGTTGTTTCTGTAGTTGATCCGGCTCAAGGCTTGATTATGGGAAAAAAACAAGGTTATGCAACGCTTACAGTTCGTCGAGGCAGCGAAACTAGTTCAACTTTTGCAATTGTGACTCAAGTAGGTAAGGCAAAAGGGGCTAAGGTTTTAGGACAATCAGACCAGGATGTTACAGGAGCAATTTATTTAGCTGACCCAATAAAAAATCAAATTTTTAAGGTAGAAGATATTCAACAACCTGCAATTATTTATGCTGGAACTGGTGTAAAAGGAAAAAGCGATGGCGAGAGAAAACAAGCACAATTTGCCGGGCCTATAGGAATATCGGTTGATGATAGATCTAGAAATGGAATTTATGTTGCAGATACGCTAAATCATTCAATTAGAAGAATTAGTTTTGATAACAAAGTAGAAACAATGCTTGGTACAGGTACACCAGGTCTTGCTGCTGCATTAACTAGCAGTGATGAAACATCTTTTGTTGCTTCAACCGACATTGCATTAAGTGGCCCACAAGGTGTTGCAATTGATACGGGTGGCAATATTTTTGTTGCTGATACAGATAACCATGCAATTTATTATGTAGATTTTAGTAAGACAAAAATTCATCTAGTCGCAGGCCAACCAGGTCGCTCAGGTCAAAGTGATGGATCAAAACGAGACGCTTTATTTAACTCACCCACTAGCATTAGTCTTAGCCCTGATGGAACATTGCTTAATGTTGTAGATAGTGGCAATAATGTAATCCGACAAGTAAGCCGGGATGGTGTTGTAATCACACTTGGAGCCGTTACACCTGGTGCAAAAACTTTTTCTCGAATGTCAGCTAGTGAAGATTTGAGCGAGCAATCCACAAATAACCAACCTTTTGTTTTTAATAAGCCTATTTCGGTTACTCAAGATTTATTTGGGACAATTTATGTTACTGATCAAGATGGGGTAGATGTAATTGTTCCAACCAAAAAAGGTAGGCAAAGATTTTCTTTAGCTCAACCAGGGGCAGCTAGCTTTGCTCAACCAACGAGCGTAAATGTTCGCGGAACACAAGTTTTTGTTTCTGATGCTGCTGCAATTAATAATGATGAGGCTTTTAAGATTGTCACTATCGGCGCACCAACCATAAGTTCAATGAGTCAAAATCAGGATGTTTTATCTGGTGGTGCAGAAGTTATTTTAAGAGGTGAAAACTTTGGCCCTGAAAGTCGCATTTTTATTGGTGATAATGAAGTTGATATGCTGGAGGTTGTTGACGCAACAACAATTCGGTTAATTGTCCCTCCTCAAAAAACTCCAGGAAAAAGAACTCTTACTCTGCAAACTCGTGGAGGAATGGCACAAAAGCAATTTACTATTGTTGCTAAACCACTTTCAGAGTTGGTTGCAGGTCAAATTACTACAATTGCTGGTGGGATTCCTTTTATTGGCGATGGAGGACTGGCACGAGCAGGACTTTTGTTTTCTCCGTCAGGTGTAGCAGTGGATGGGCAAGGAAATATTTATGTTTCAGATGAAAATAACAACCGGATCCGCAAAATTAATACTCGTTCAGGTATGATTACTACAATTGCTGGCAATGGCGCACCTGATTTTAATGGGGATAAAGGCCCAGCCATTGTTGCTAGCTTAAATAAACCTGCTGGACTGGCAATTGATTTACTTGGAAATATTTATGTTGCAGATCGTGCTAATAGTAGGGTGCGCAAAATAGATGCAATTACAGGTGACATTGACACAATTATTGGTAGTGGCAAAAGAAAAATTGATGCTAAAACAGAGCCTCAAGAGGGAATTGATGCTCTAAAAGCAACTATTGACCCTGTAGCATTAGCTTTAACTCCAACAGGAGATATTTTTATTGCTGATGCGGTTAATAACCGAATTAGGGTTTTTATTAATTCCAACAAAAAAATGATTACTTTTGTTGGAAGTGGCGAACAAGGTTTTAAGGGCGATGGCGGACTAGCTAAAATGGCTGCTCTAAACAATCCAACAGATTTAGCTTTTGGCCGTCAAGGTCTTTTAATTGCTGATAATGGCAATGGTCGGGTTAGGCTAATTGCTCCATTAGATATAAATAAGGCAATGATTAGCACTATTGCTGGTTGTGGTTCTCCTAACCCGCGTGATTGTCGAATGGAAGACAACATTCCTGCTACACAATCTGCTATGAGACCTATTGCAGTTGATGTTGCTGCTAGTGGAGATTTGGTAATTTCTGATGAGGCTAATTTTTCGGTTAGAGGTGTTAGCCTCTCATCAAACATTATTATTACATTAGCTGGGGGAAGAACCGCTACTAGGGATGTAGATTCTGGCCCTGCTTTAGATGTACGTATCTTTCCTCGTGCTGTTGCTGTTGTAGGTGATAGCAATTTAGTTATTTTAGATAATGATCCAAATAAAGCCATAATTGGAAAAAATCGTGTCCGAGGATTTCAGCTAAGAATTGACTCAAGAACAGGTGCTAAAAATAGTTCAATTATTACATTAGCTGGTGGAGGGATGGCGGACTTAGAGATGATGATTTAG
- a CDS encoding PEGA domain-containing protein — protein MVSQNTKNILISLLSIFLFSCSVFAQREITKVESKTTPARPTLGALTIVTDPAESIVYLNNKKLGATDKTGELAKSNLKPSLYTVVIKHPEYEEFHQQIKVIAGEAQVLNAKLKPTFALILLTLTEFSQDLEIELDDKLIAKENLVIDRENKSIRLKTTPGQHQVKVRRTGYLPFSNEVAANVEQESILAVSLSRVPVNLLVKSLAGARLYLNDEPQGKIPLTGSLKISDLQPEQNYKVRIELEDYEAKEEKITTSIDKDVELNLDLTPLPTSAAFSDTFLSGLTFWDAPQSWKTDKGLLYVQGESGVGLPKNKRYRDCNISFGLRLNKTGGAAWVVRARDKKNYYLFCLGSTDSNLANQFSVYICRDGVLTPGDPALPLPIELKPGDDYRIRIQIVDNVIQHWITPSNIGEEYSLSLFKDPNNTFPIGGAGFALLDGQDFLVNAFVISLPTDAKAIR, from the coding sequence ATGGTTAGTCAAAATACAAAAAATATTTTAATTAGTTTACTGAGTATTTTTCTATTTTCTTGTTCAGTTTTTGCACAAAGAGAAATTACAAAAGTTGAAAGTAAAACTACTCCAGCGCGTCCAACACTTGGAGCATTAACTATTGTTACTGATCCAGCAGAATCAATAGTTTACCTAAATAATAAAAAACTTGGAGCAACAGATAAAACTGGGGAATTAGCTAAATCTAACTTAAAACCAAGTCTTTATACAGTAGTAATAAAACATCCAGAATATGAAGAATTTCACCAGCAAATTAAAGTAATTGCAGGTGAGGCACAGGTATTAAACGCTAAGTTAAAGCCTACATTTGCGTTGATTTTATTGACCCTAACAGAATTTAGCCAAGACCTAGAAATTGAACTTGATGACAAGTTAATAGCCAAAGAAAATTTAGTCATTGATAGAGAAAATAAAAGTATTCGTCTAAAAACAACTCCGGGTCAACATCAAGTAAAAGTTAGACGAACAGGTTATTTACCTTTTAGTAATGAAGTAGCAGCAAATGTTGAGCAGGAAAGCATTTTAGCTGTGTCATTAAGTCGCGTGCCTGTAAATTTGTTGGTTAAATCTTTAGCTGGAGCTAGGCTTTATCTTAATGATGAACCACAGGGTAAAATCCCGCTAACAGGTAGTCTAAAAATTAGCGACCTACAACCCGAACAAAATTATAAAGTTAGAATAGAATTAGAAGACTATGAGGCTAAAGAGGAAAAGATTACAACTTCAATAGATAAAGATGTAGAGCTAAACTTAGATTTAACACCACTTCCAACAAGTGCAGCTTTTAGCGATACATTTTTAAGTGGATTAACTTTTTGGGATGCTCCACAAAGTTGGAAAACAGATAAAGGATTGCTCTATGTCCAAGGTGAAAGCGGTGTAGGACTGCCAAAAAATAAGCGTTATCGAGATTGCAATATTTCTTTTGGGCTTAGATTAAATAAAACAGGTGGTGCAGCCTGGGTTGTTAGGGCAAGAGACAAGAAAAATTACTATCTGTTTTGCTTAGGTAGCACTGATAGCAATTTAGCTAATCAATTTTCTGTCTATATTTGCCGTGATGGGGTTTTAACACCTGGCGACCCTGCTTTACCATTACCTATAGAATTAAAGCCAGGGGACGATTACCGCATCCGTATTCAGATTGTTGATAATGTTATCCAACATTGGATCACACCTAGTAATATTGGGGAAGAATATTCCTTAAGTTTATTCAAAGACCCTAACAATACTTTTCCTATTGGTGGGGCAGGTTTCGCGCTCTTAGATGGGCAAGATTTTTTAGTAAATGCTTTTGTAATTAGCTTGCCTACAGATGCTAAGGCTATTAGATAA
- a CDS encoding SUMF1/EgtB/PvdO family nonheme iron enzyme, which produces MQSSLPDSGKKEKEKVPTRKVAPEDLAASSESANSENKKSPTRKIDVFDETPTGRLTAEDNEARGTTDQDQTLRDIAERISLAQAITSSDNEEIKKGRKIREIVPIGRIFQGKYQIVKIIGSGGMGQVYIANHTSLANQVAIKVLNSNFVADDDEEAIERFKREARATASIDHPNAVKVFDFGVEENICYLVMEYLAGESLRKRLAKRKRLPFAELIVLVKQVCSVLEVMHRKGIVHRDLKPDNIFFHTQEDQEIVKVLDFGIAKISGSTLNEGRLTTTGALLGTPHYMSPEQCQGMKLDGRSDLYAFGIIVYELISGRLPFEAENTLSMLFKHVRDTPKPLNELVPEIPMAIVEVVMKTLEKNPKDRFQTAKEFEQAFCQAVEKSSLTDENKINASSKIGKTNEINVEETIETAILPIVEGQESQQIQIDNKSKTYDVATRSHQATATRPVGRPIEQQIEQKISSSPQISEEKQQEKSTLVKYLIPISLVLVIVIVGVWKMLDNQPTPNTNKIDTINTPATSPTPTANPNLKDFVLIKATQVTIGSDRSDCKNIPNCKIGEFEKPAYSVRLADYYLSKYEITNAEYEKFVRATKRELPINWDKARNSFPIGTDKLPVTFISWEDAQAYCEWRSKEENLEFRLPSEQEWEYAARGEDERFFPWGDNWDPSLVNGAKPKETVTSPSSVDLAPNNTTDLSPLGIFAMAGNVAEWTSSDFKPYPKSNYKATNKDLACKVVRGGSFNAAAADLRASTRFWYEPTKKDSNIGFRLAVSVK; this is translated from the coding sequence ATGCAGTCCTCATTGCCAGACTCAGGAAAAAAAGAAAAGGAAAAAGTACCTACCCGCAAAGTTGCGCCTGAAGACTTAGCCGCTTCTTCTGAGTCTGCAAATAGTGAGAATAAAAAATCTCCAACACGCAAAATAGATGTTTTTGATGAAACTCCTACAGGTCGTCTTACAGCAGAAGACAACGAAGCTAGAGGGACGACAGATCAAGACCAGACATTAAGAGATATTGCCGAGAGAATTTCCTTAGCACAAGCTATTACTAGCTCGGATAATGAAGAAATAAAAAAAGGTCGTAAAATCCGCGAAATAGTCCCAATAGGCAGAATTTTTCAAGGCAAGTACCAAATAGTTAAAATAATCGGCTCTGGTGGTATGGGACAAGTTTACATAGCTAACCATACAAGTTTAGCGAATCAAGTTGCAATTAAAGTGCTAAATAGTAATTTTGTAGCCGATGATGACGAAGAAGCTATTGAACGTTTTAAGCGGGAAGCACGCGCTACAGCATCAATTGACCATCCAAATGCTGTAAAAGTTTTTGATTTTGGGGTAGAAGAAAATATTTGTTATTTAGTGATGGAATATTTAGCAGGGGAATCTTTACGTAAGCGACTAGCAAAGCGTAAACGGTTGCCTTTTGCAGAACTGATTGTTTTAGTAAAACAAGTTTGTAGCGTTTTAGAAGTAATGCACCGTAAAGGCATTGTTCATCGAGACTTAAAGCCAGATAATATTTTTTTTCATACCCAAGAAGACCAAGAAATAGTCAAAGTGCTAGATTTTGGTATTGCTAAAATTAGTGGTAGTACGTTAAACGAAGGTAGACTTACTACTACAGGGGCATTACTTGGAACACCACATTATATGTCGCCCGAACAATGTCAAGGGATGAAACTTGATGGACGTTCAGATCTTTATGCTTTTGGAATAATTGTTTATGAGTTAATTTCTGGAAGATTGCCTTTTGAAGCGGAAAATACCTTAAGTATGCTATTTAAGCATGTTCGAGATACTCCTAAGCCATTAAATGAATTAGTCCCAGAAATACCAATGGCAATTGTTGAAGTTGTGATGAAAACTTTAGAGAAAAACCCTAAAGATAGGTTTCAAACAGCAAAAGAATTTGAGCAAGCTTTTTGTCAAGCAGTCGAAAAGTCTTCTCTAACGGACGAAAATAAAATTAATGCTTCATCAAAAATAGGAAAAACAAATGAAATAAATGTTGAGGAGACTATAGAAACTGCTATTTTACCAATTGTAGAAGGCCAAGAAAGCCAGCAAATTCAAATAGATAACAAATCTAAAACCTATGATGTTGCAACACGTAGCCATCAAGCAACGGCTACACGTCCTGTTGGGCGACCTATTGAACAACAAATAGAGCAAAAAATTTCATCATCTCCACAAATTTCAGAAGAAAAACAGCAAGAAAAATCAACACTTGTAAAATATTTAATTCCAATAAGTTTAGTATTAGTGATCGTTATAGTAGGAGTTTGGAAAATGCTGGACAATCAGCCAACACCAAACACTAACAAAATAGATACAATAAACACGCCTGCAACTAGTCCAACACCAACAGCTAACCCAAACTTAAAGGATTTTGTTTTAATTAAAGCTACTCAAGTAACTATAGGAAGTGATCGCAGCGATTGTAAAAATATTCCTAACTGTAAAATAGGAGAATTTGAAAAGCCTGCTTACTCTGTAAGATTAGCAGATTATTACTTAAGTAAGTATGAAATTACTAATGCTGAATATGAAAAATTTGTGCGTGCTACTAAACGAGAATTACCTATCAATTGGGACAAAGCAAGAAATAGTTTTCCAATAGGTACAGATAAACTTCCAGTAACTTTTATTAGTTGGGAAGATGCACAAGCTTATTGTGAATGGCGTTCTAAAGAGGAAAATTTAGAATTTCGTCTGCCAAGTGAGCAAGAATGGGAATATGCTGCGAGGGGTGAAGATGAACGGTTTTTTCCTTGGGGTGATAATTGGGATCCTTCGCTAGTAAATGGAGCAAAACCAAAAGAAACAGTTACAAGCCCATCTTCAGTAGATCTTGCACCTAATAACACTACAGATCTTAGCCCATTAGGAATATTTGCTATGGCAGGTAACGTAGCAGAATGGACTAGCTCAGACTTCAAACCTTATCCTAAAAGTAACTACAAGGCGACAAACAAAGATCTTGCTTGTAAAGTAGTTCGAGGAGGCTCTTTTAATGCTGCTGCGGCAGACCTTCGCGCTAGCACTAGATTTTGGTATGAACCTACAAAAAAAGACTCTAATATAGGTTTTCGTCTAGCAGTGAGCGTTAAATAA
- a CDS encoding YceH family protein — translation MDATLSASEVRVLGSLIEKQLSTPDYYPLTLNALMNACNQLSNREPVVSYDEDTVLKAVDGLRKKGLSRVITGPEMRVPKYAHNMEDLFNLAVQEIAVLGVLMLRGTQTVGEIRGRSGRLYEFTDLSEVELTLQGLIDRKPQALVARLARQPGTKESRYSHLLAGDVVAEQKEVIVKEVVTVRPTEIINNNIDNDTDERIGKLENEVKQLKQQLAALVEQFQEFRRQFE, via the coding sequence GTGGATGCTACTTTAAGTGCTAGTGAAGTTAGGGTGTTAGGCTCATTGATTGAAAAACAGCTTTCTACACCAGATTATTACCCTTTAACCTTAAATGCTTTAATGAATGCTTGTAATCAGCTTTCTAACCGTGAACCAGTTGTGTCTTATGATGAAGATACTGTATTAAAGGCAGTTGATGGTTTACGGAAAAAAGGTTTATCTAGGGTAATTACTGGGCCTGAAATGCGTGTGCCAAAATATGCCCATAATATGGAAGACCTTTTTAACCTGGCTGTACAGGAAATAGCTGTTTTAGGCGTGTTAATGCTACGAGGGACACAAACCGTAGGTGAAATTCGAGGGCGTAGCGGACGATTATATGAATTTACTGACCTTTCAGAAGTAGAACTAACTTTGCAAGGGTTGATTGACCGTAAACCCCAAGCTTTAGTAGCACGTTTGGCACGTCAGCCAGGGACAAAAGAATCACGCTATAGCCATTTATTAGCCGGGGATGTTGTAGCAGAACAAAAAGAAGTTATTGTAAAAGAAGTAGTTACAGTAAGACCAACAGAAATAATTAATAATAATATTGATAATGATACTGATGAAAGAATAGGGAAGCTAGAGAATGAAGTAAAACAACTAAAACAGCAGCTTGCTGCATTAGTCGAACAATTTCAAGAGTTTAGACGGCAATTTGAGTAA
- a CDS encoding NADH-quinone oxidoreductase subunit I yields the protein MSLIGEVVQTVKAIAQGLKVTLSYIPKEKLTNQYPDEPIQVYSAYRGEHYLNVDEHNKERCVACFLCSAACPANAIYIEADEDLRPYEERISKEERFAKVYNIDYGKCILCGFCVEACPKDAIKHGHNFEMAVTNFADLIKNKEYLLKNRERESQLPVIIIDEQMRSKYVGK from the coding sequence ATGTCATTAATTGGTGAAGTAGTCCAAACAGTCAAAGCCATTGCCCAAGGGCTTAAAGTCACACTTAGCTATATTCCTAAAGAAAAACTTACCAATCAATACCCTGATGAACCTATACAAGTGTATTCTGCTTATCGTGGGGAACATTACTTAAATGTAGATGAACATAATAAAGAACGCTGTGTAGCCTGTTTTCTATGTTCTGCTGCTTGTCCTGCTAATGCAATCTATATTGAAGCAGATGAAGACCTACGACCTTATGAAGAACGCATATCTAAAGAAGAACGTTTTGCCAAAGTTTATAACATTGATTACGGTAAATGTATTCTTTGCGGTTTTTGTGTAGAAGCCTGTCCAAAAGATGCTATCAAACACGGGCATAACTTTGAAATGGCTGTAACTAATTTTGCTGACTTAATTAAAAATAAAGAATATTTACTTAAGAACCGTGAAAGAGAAAGTCAATTGCCTGTAATTATTATTGATGAGCAAATGCGCTCAAAATATGTAGGAAAATAA
- a CDS encoding NADH-quinone oxidoreductase subunit I, whose amino-acid sequence MKEKFNLKKKLSRLLMLDLLKGLALTFKYNFKALTQARQGGNPSSPIYTECYPEERPKVAERFRGAPRLNLDPESGETLCIACNLCAVVCPENCINVGATSRLYTEDGKQKKKKVLTTFVYDTSRCMFCDLCVEICPTDCIELTQEFELATYSRSGLVWDREMLEKGREIVRYGKKHN is encoded by the coding sequence ATGAAAGAAAAGTTTAACTTAAAAAAGAAACTTTCCCGGCTCTTGATGTTAGATTTGCTCAAGGGGCTAGCCCTTACTTTTAAGTATAACTTCAAAGCTTTGACCCAAGCCCGCCAAGGTGGAAACCCCTCTAGCCCTATTTATACAGAATGTTATCCAGAAGAACGACCCAAAGTAGCCGAACGCTTTCGCGGCGCACCTCGTCTTAATCTTGACCCTGAAAGCGGGGAAACTCTTTGTATTGCTTGCAATCTTTGTGCTGTGGTTTGTCCAGAAAACTGTATTAATGTTGGTGCTACAAGTAGACTTTATACAGAAGATGGTAAACAAAAGAAAAAAAAGGTTTTAACTACTTTTGTTTATGATACTTCTCGTTGTATGTTTTGTGATTTATGTGTGGAAATTTGTCCCACAGATTGCATAGAATTAACTCAAGAGTTTGAGTTAGCAACTTACTCGCGTTCTGGTCTAGTTTGGGATCGTGAAATGCTGGAAAAGGGACGTGAAATAGTTCGCTATGGTAAAAAACATAACTAA